In Penaeus chinensis breed Huanghai No. 1 chromosome 40, ASM1920278v2, whole genome shotgun sequence, one genomic interval encodes:
- the LOC125047127 gene encoding craniofacial development protein 2-like — protein sequence MCLGLSPDIQQVDDARKTAVIDRELSRLGVDIACLQETRFADSGTLREESYTFFWKGKPPEEPRQHGVGFAIRNTLMTSIEPPSAGTEIILTLRLSTSSSSATIISVYAPTLYSTPEDKDQVYGALDDIISRTPSTDTLYLLGDFNARVGADHEAWLSCLDAYGRGKINDNGQRLLELCCYHGLCVTNTFFPCKEIHQVSWRHPRSHHWHQLDLVLTRRKDLASVLLTRTYHSADCDTDHSLVASKVRIAPRKIHHSKKSGRPRVNTCNARNPLKMQGFLNLLNVTLAREMSEDDTTDLIWSHLWDSIYSAAISAYGKKEHKNADWFQAHWDRMEPVVEAKRKTLLAYKNAPNPTTLTALRVARKTSQQTARHCANTYWLNLCSRIQLAADVTDARGMYEGIKKATGPAPNKSAPLKTKTGDNVVTDGALADSPDLPVMEELDALPTKEELSKAISNLSSGKAQGLTAFQQRS from the exons ATGTGTCTCGGCCTCTCCCCCGACATCCAACAGGTTGATGATGCCAGGAAAACAGCTGTCATCGACAGAGAGCTCTCTCGGCTAGGTGTAGACATTGCATGCTTGCAGGAGACGAGGTTTGCAGACAGTGGCACCCTCAGAGAAGAGAGCTACACCTTCTTCTGGAAAGGTAAACCCCCTGAAGAACCCCGCCAGCATGGTGTCGGCTTTGCCATAAGGAACACACTGATGACCTCCATCGAGCCTCCTTCAGCAGGCACAGAGATAATTCTGACCCTCCGCCTGTCCACATCTTCCAGCTCAGCCACCATCATCAGTGTGTACGCGCCCACGCTGTACTCTACCCCTGAGGATAAGGACCAGGTCTATGGTGCCCTGGATGATATCATATCTCGAACCCCCAGCACTGACACGCTTTACCTccttggcgacttcaacgccagAGTGGGAGCTGACCACGAGGCTTGGCTCTCCTGTCTCGATGCCTACGGACGCGGGAAGATAAATGACAATGGCCAGCGTCTGCTAGAGCTGTGCTGCTACCACGGCCTTTGCGTCACCAACACCTTCTTCCCGTGCAAAGAAATCCATCAGGTATCCTGGAGACATCCTCGTTCACACCACTGGCACCAGCTCGACTTGGTATTGACCAGACGCAAAGACCTTGCCAGCGTCCTCCTCACCCGTACCTACCACAGTGCTGATTGCGACACTGACCATTCCCTCGTCGCCAGTAAGGTGCGCATTGCCCCGAGGAAGATACACCACAGCAAGAAGAGCGGACGGCCACGCGTCAACACCTGCAATGCCAGAAACCCCCTTAAGATGCAGGGCTTCCTGAACCTTCTCAACGTGACCCTAGCAAGGGAGATGTCTGAAGACGACACCACAGACCTCATCTGGTCCCACCTGTGGGACTCGATCTACAGTGCAGCCATCTCCGCTTACGGAAAGAAGGAACACAAAAACGCTGACTGGTTTCAGGCTCACTGGGACAGGATGGAGCCTGTGGTTGAGGCTAAGAGGAAGACCCTTCTGGCCTACAAGAACGCTCCGAACCCCACCACGCTTACTGCACTCAGGGTTGCCAGGAAAACATCCCAGCAGACAGCTCGTCACTGCGCAAACACCTACTGGTTGAATCTCTGCAGTAGAATACAGCTTGCTGCAGACGTAACAGATGCAAGAGGGATGTACGAGGGCATCAAGAAGGCGACAGGTCCAGCGCCCAATAAGTCCGCCCCCCTCAAGACCAAGACAGGCGAC AATGTTGTCACTGATGGTGCCCTTGCCGACTCCCCTGACCTGCCTGTGATGGAGGAACTTGATGCACTGCCCACAAAGGAGGAGCTCAGCAAAGCCATCAGCAATCTCTCAAGCGGAAAGGCCCAGGGATTGACAGCATTCCAGCAGAGGTCCTAA